In one window of Cardinium endosymbiont of Culicoides punctatus DNA:
- the murG gene encoding undecaprenyldiphospho-muramoylpentapeptide beta-N-acetylglucosaminyltransferase has product MRILIGCGGTGGHIYPAISIANGLKEHVPGVNILFVGTRKGLEIDLVSNVGYPMMYIDIKGFQRGNIAKNLGLPFLMLKSLYQANQIINIFKPNAIIGTGGYACFPTLFAAYIKNIPTLIQEQNSSAGLTNRLLSRIVNKICTGYTDVDFPCAKEKVIVTGNPVRSSISKMGKKDKATALAFFSFSPDKKCLLVAGGSGGASKLNTTILEGITEITSLRIQLIWITGKKYFNAINDYLTTHNVHHDIRCYPFLDNIETAYVAADVVIARAGALSIAELCIMQKPAILVPSPNVVGDHQTKNALPLVTAGAVVLVKESECTDSLLPQSIGLMYDTTKQEALKAQMHDFSLLHANAADKIVKEIFELTKYSIN; this is encoded by the coding sequence ATGCGCATTTTAATTGGTTGTGGTGGTACTGGTGGACACATTTATCCTGCTATATCGATTGCTAATGGATTAAAAGAACACGTTCCGGGCGTTAATATTTTATTTGTAGGTACACGTAAAGGACTGGAAATAGATTTAGTATCTAATGTTGGTTATCCAATGATGTATATTGATATAAAAGGCTTTCAGAGAGGAAATATTGCTAAAAATCTTGGATTACCCTTCCTTATGTTGAAAAGTCTATATCAAGCTAATCAGATTATCAATATATTTAAACCCAATGCAATTATTGGTACTGGTGGATATGCCTGTTTCCCAACATTATTTGCAGCCTATATTAAAAATATTCCAACACTTATTCAAGAACAAAATAGCTCTGCTGGATTAACGAATAGGTTATTATCAAGAATCGTCAATAAAATTTGCACAGGATATACAGATGTAGATTTCCCTTGTGCAAAAGAGAAAGTTATAGTGACTGGAAATCCTGTACGTTCATCTATTTCCAAAATGGGGAAAAAAGATAAAGCAACAGCTTTAGCATTTTTTAGTTTTTCTCCTGATAAAAAATGTTTACTAGTAGCAGGTGGAAGCGGTGGTGCAAGTAAATTAAATACAACTATTTTAGAAGGTATTACTGAAATAACTTCCTTAAGAATCCAGCTTATATGGATAACAGGCAAGAAGTATTTTAATGCCATTAATGACTATTTAACTACACATAATGTACACCATGATATACGGTGCTATCCTTTTTTGGACAATATTGAAACCGCCTATGTAGCAGCAGACGTTGTAATTGCTAGAGCTGGAGCATTATCTATTGCAGAACTTTGTATCATGCAAAAACCGGCCATATTAGTACCCTCTCCCAATGTAGTAGGAGACCATCAAACTAAAAATGCATTACCCCTAGTAACGGCAGGAGCCGTTGTATTGGTCAAAGAGTCAGAATGTACGGATTCTTTATTGCCTCAAAGTATTGGTTTAATGTATGATACAACCAAACAAGAAGCGCTGAAAGCACAAATGCATGATTTTTCCTTACTGCATGCCAATGCAGCAGATAAGATCGTAAAAGAAATTTTTGAGTTGACAAAGTATAGCATTAACTGA
- the lptC gene encoding LPS export ABC transporter periplasmic protein LptC, producing the protein MNGRKPMNLIRVLLRFSFFSIIGISTSVHAQDQLYDQIPIVETTQFELFRTEQGALTLMVKALEMCQYKNGNAVLNGNIEITVIETTIEENIDTEEKISRIESPTFIQADKLFYDKEQKKISLNGNVMITSSKKNIKITTEQLSYSIEKELIFTDAPITIINKKNILQGVGLCATKDLKKYTIHNPHGVLEEEQ; encoded by the coding sequence ATGAATGGTAGAAAACCAATGAACCTTATTAGGGTATTGCTACGCTTCAGTTTCTTTAGCATTATTGGAATATCTACATCAGTTCATGCTCAAGATCAGTTATATGATCAAATACCAATAGTAGAAACTACCCAGTTTGAATTATTCCGTACAGAACAAGGTGCTTTAACACTAATGGTTAAAGCCCTTGAGATGTGTCAATATAAAAATGGCAATGCAGTACTCAATGGTAATATAGAAATCACTGTTATAGAAACTACAATAGAAGAGAACATAGACACAGAAGAGAAAATCAGTAGAATAGAAAGCCCTACATTTATTCAAGCTGATAAATTGTTTTACGATAAGGAACAAAAAAAAATTTCTTTAAATGGGAATGTGATGATTACCAGTTCTAAAAAAAATATAAAAATAACTACAGAACAACTTTCATATAGTATAGAAAAAGAATTAATCTTTACAGATGCACCAATTACTATAATAAACAAAAAAAATATATTGCAAGGGGTAGGGTTATGTGCTACAAAGGATTTAAAAAAATATACGATTCATAATCCTCATGGTGTTCTTGAAGAGGAGCAATAA
- a CDS encoding Do family serine endopeptidase gives MCKDNQFNKETVVKKALGVATVSILALSLGLGKQKINPFSESTTSTNPETLLVNHPNLVTKKEEEVVSQDNESFSTVNNHVPPNLPDFTYAAKIATPAVVHIKVRQDAKIVRHPLNNPLDQLFRDFFGDSFRINPKEYEQPAQEFFGSGVIYTTDGYIVTNNHVVEGADHIEVTLNDNRSYVAKLVGTDPAIDLAVLKIEDKNLPILVLGSSEKLEIGDWVLAVGNPFNLTSTVTKGIVSAKSRDLGRSMENGKLKIQSFIQTDAVINQGNSGGALVNLYGELVGINTAIYASRSASFMGYGFAIPSSLVKKVANDLIQYGVVQRVLLGVTIQDITAELAKKLGLKQVLGVYINSVQDDSPCAKLLQKEDVITQINNRKINKASDLQEIIACSKPGDKIAIQLYRKGKEKTIEVILEKKPDEVRIVQENNALRVEGAVFHDIDIKTREKLKLTHGVLIKDIMKGKFQTAGLKKGCILISFDKQPVKNIVELAKMIQITNGPVLLGMVDPSNGSKIYLAVDFGTRASYEHEW, from the coding sequence ATGTGTAAAGATAATCAATTTAATAAAGAAACCGTTGTAAAAAAAGCTTTGGGTGTTGCTACTGTCTCTATATTGGCGTTGTCCCTAGGGTTAGGTAAGCAAAAAATCAATCCTTTCTCTGAAAGTACAACATCTACTAATCCTGAAACATTATTGGTCAATCATCCTAATCTTGTTACTAAGAAAGAAGAAGAAGTTGTTTCTCAGGATAATGAGTCTTTCAGCACTGTGAATAATCATGTGCCACCGAATTTACCTGATTTTACCTATGCTGCTAAAATTGCTACTCCGGCAGTAGTACATATAAAGGTTAGGCAAGATGCTAAAATCGTTAGACATCCTTTAAATAATCCTTTAGATCAACTTTTTAGAGATTTTTTTGGTGATTCCTTTCGAATAAATCCTAAAGAATATGAGCAGCCTGCTCAAGAATTTTTTGGTTCTGGTGTTATTTATACAACAGATGGGTACATTGTTACCAACAACCATGTTGTTGAAGGCGCTGATCATATAGAAGTAACTTTAAATGACAATAGATCTTACGTAGCCAAACTTGTTGGAACAGATCCTGCTATAGATTTAGCTGTTTTAAAGATTGAAGACAAAAATCTTCCTATTTTAGTATTAGGAAGTTCTGAAAAACTAGAAATAGGAGATTGGGTATTGGCTGTTGGCAACCCATTCAACTTAACCTCTACGGTAACCAAAGGAATTGTAAGTGCTAAATCTAGAGACTTAGGAAGGAGTATGGAGAATGGAAAATTAAAGATCCAATCGTTTATACAAACAGATGCGGTTATTAATCAAGGAAATAGTGGTGGAGCTTTAGTAAATCTATATGGAGAATTGGTAGGTATTAATACGGCTATTTATGCTTCTAGATCAGCTTCATTTATGGGATATGGTTTTGCCATACCCTCTTCTCTAGTTAAGAAAGTGGCCAATGATCTTATTCAATATGGTGTTGTACAACGTGTATTGTTGGGTGTAACTATTCAGGATATTACTGCTGAATTAGCCAAAAAATTGGGACTAAAACAGGTGCTAGGTGTTTATATCAATTCCGTTCAAGACGATAGTCCTTGTGCAAAATTGTTGCAAAAAGAAGATGTAATTACCCAAATCAATAATCGAAAAATTAATAAAGCATCTGATTTACAGGAGATAATAGCTTGCTCTAAACCAGGTGATAAAATCGCCATTCAACTGTATCGAAAAGGAAAGGAAAAAACAATAGAAGTAATTTTAGAAAAGAAACCAGATGAGGTTCGTATCGTACAAGAAAATAATGCCTTACGTGTAGAAGGTGCTGTTTTCCACGATATTGATATAAAAACACGAGAAAAGCTTAAACTCACTCATGGTGTCTTGATAAAAGATATCATGAAAGGGAAGTTTCAAACTGCTGGGCTTAAAAAAGGATGTATTTTAATATCTTTTGACAAACAACCTGTTAAAAACATTGTAGAACTCGCTAAAATGATTCAAATCACTAATGGTCCAGTTCTATTAGGTATGGTTGATCCAAGTAATGGTTCTAAAATTTATTTAGCTGTTGACTTTGGAACGAGAGCCTCCTATGAACATGAATGGTAG
- the cysS gene encoding cysteine--tRNA ligase, giving the protein MQQPLIIYNSLTRQKELFRPLSPPFVGMYLCGPTVYGKAHLGHARAAITFDVVFRYLQYLNYRVRYIRNITDVGHLERDLDDGDDKIQQQARLEEVSPMEVAQRYTNSYRKNMEQLNVLPPSIEPCASGHIPEQIAMIEAIIQRGLAYVVDGSVYFDVAAYNQQVDIYGKLSGRTIEETRSGTRSLTGQEGKRNAVDFALWKKATPRHIMQWPSPWGVGFPGWHIECSAISTKYLGPQFDIHGGGMDLVFPHHECEIAQSQAASKTNLATYWMHNNLVTIDGVKMGKSLGNFITLDELFSGNHAVLDQAYSPMTLRFFMLQSHYRSTLSVSMHALKAAHQGYRKLLNGWYLLTTFQHKSVESSLTSSVLDAEIYADCTDCHNAMRDDFNTAKAIASLFNLLKKVNGLYNGQLNPETISIAAFDQLRTTYMTFVTDILGLREDSEKTATETMEILLTIYQEAKEAKQYHQVDWIRSALQKIGIAIKDHAKGVNWEYL; this is encoded by the coding sequence ATGCAACAACCATTAATTATTTACAATAGTCTAACCAGGCAAAAAGAATTATTTCGACCACTTAGTCCTCCTTTTGTGGGAATGTATTTATGTGGACCTACTGTTTATGGCAAAGCCCATCTAGGGCATGCACGTGCAGCCATTACCTTTGATGTGGTATTTCGCTATCTGCAATATCTAAATTATCGTGTGCGCTACATTCGCAATATTACTGATGTGGGTCACCTAGAAAGGGATTTGGATGATGGGGATGATAAAATACAACAACAGGCTAGACTAGAGGAAGTTAGTCCTATGGAAGTAGCACAGCGGTATACGAATAGCTATCGAAAAAATATGGAGCAGCTCAATGTACTACCTCCTAGCATTGAGCCTTGTGCCAGTGGGCATATTCCAGAACAAATCGCAATGATCGAGGCTATTATACAACGTGGCTTAGCTTATGTTGTGGATGGTTCTGTATATTTTGATGTTGCTGCATACAATCAACAAGTAGATATATATGGGAAACTCTCTGGGAGAACCATTGAAGAAACGCGTTCAGGAACTCGTTCATTAACAGGGCAAGAAGGAAAAAGAAATGCTGTAGATTTTGCGTTATGGAAAAAGGCAACGCCAAGGCATATTATGCAATGGCCCTCTCCATGGGGAGTAGGATTTCCCGGATGGCATATTGAATGTTCTGCCATTTCTACAAAATATTTAGGACCACAGTTTGATATTCACGGTGGTGGTATGGATCTGGTTTTTCCTCACCATGAATGTGAAATAGCCCAATCTCAAGCAGCATCTAAAACTAATTTAGCTACTTATTGGATGCATAACAACTTGGTTACCATCGATGGGGTGAAAATGGGGAAATCGTTGGGTAATTTTATTACCCTGGATGAACTTTTTTCAGGGAATCATGCAGTATTAGACCAAGCTTATAGCCCTATGACTTTGCGTTTTTTTATGCTACAATCCCACTATAGGAGTACACTTTCTGTATCTATGCATGCCTTGAAAGCAGCACATCAAGGTTATCGTAAATTGCTAAATGGTTGGTATTTGCTTACTACCTTCCAACACAAATCCGTAGAATCATCTCTAACAAGTAGTGTACTAGATGCTGAAATCTATGCAGATTGTACAGATTGCCATAACGCAATGCGTGATGATTTTAATACGGCAAAGGCTATAGCAAGCCTATTCAATTTGCTTAAAAAGGTAAATGGGCTATACAATGGGCAACTTAACCCTGAAACTATATCAATAGCGGCATTTGATCAGTTGCGTACAACGTATATGACCTTTGTCACAGATATCTTAGGACTAAGAGAGGATAGCGAAAAAACGGCTACTGAAACGATGGAAATACTACTAACCATTTATCAAGAGGCTAAAGAAGCAAAACAGTACCATCAAGTAGATTGGATACGGTCTGCACTACAGAAGATAGGAATAGCTATAAAAGATCATGCCAAAGGGGTAAACTGGGAGTATCTGTGA
- a CDS encoding glycoside hydrolase family 25 protein: MIKNSNKKLLAALALGLSTSCSLQNSKSHFKEGADISHHQGDIKWGELTPENSGKTFIIAKATEGKTWQDPRFLDNFRNICANGFQAGAYHRLRFGTGSTPEEQADNLFNQLRLADNEWATKKPIISLNTIFVPTDRDDYTVVSEYVEKCVIHIKDNYNVTPYIYTRQNFWNDHVKETPEIVKECPLWIARWRDQEPSPAELSNGWNEWTIWHHSNQGSVPGITGNVDLDKMKVCS; the protein is encoded by the coding sequence ATGATCAAAAATTCAAACAAAAAGCTCTTAGCAGCATTGGCATTAGGGCTGTCAACATCTTGCTCATTGCAAAATAGCAAGTCTCACTTTAAAGAAGGAGCAGATATATCTCATCATCAAGGAGACATAAAATGGGGAGAGCTAACTCCTGAGAACAGTGGGAAAACTTTTATTATTGCAAAGGCAACCGAAGGAAAAACTTGGCAGGACCCCAGATTTTTGGATAATTTTAGAAATATATGCGCTAATGGTTTTCAAGCTGGTGCTTACCATCGTTTACGATTTGGCACTGGTAGTACGCCTGAAGAACAAGCTGATAATCTTTTTAATCAATTAAGATTAGCTGATAATGAGTGGGCGACAAAAAAACCAATTATATCGCTGAACACAATATTCGTACCAACAGATCGGGATGACTATACAGTGGTTAGTGAGTATGTAGAGAAGTGTGTTATACATATCAAGGATAACTATAATGTAACTCCTTACATATACACAAGGCAAAATTTCTGGAACGATCATGTGAAAGAAACTCCTGAAATAGTCAAAGAATGTCCGTTGTGGATTGCCAGATGGAGGGATCAAGAACCATCACCAGCAGAATTATCAAATGGTTGGAATGAATGGACTATATGGCACCATAGCAATCAAGGATCTGTTCCAGGTATTACAGGCAATGTTGATCTAGATAAGATGAAGGTTTGCTCATAA
- a CDS encoding glutathione peroxidase, producing MNMHDTICPNCEFILLDNTIFRLPSADPQVILVVNTASQCGFAKQFSSLQQLYDRYHARGFTVLGVSSQSFRKQEFEEACDIRNGIQRKGGEINFPITQLTAVRGATIHPFYAWAATQVSTLGRPKWNFHKYLLGKTGKLVTWFSSITDPLSPKVIEAIEAEL from the coding sequence ATGAATATGCATGATACCATATGTCCAAATTGCGAATTTATACTATTGGATAACACTATATTTCGTTTGCCTAGTGCAGACCCACAAGTTATTTTAGTAGTCAATACAGCCTCACAATGTGGATTTGCAAAACAATTTAGTTCACTTCAACAGCTTTATGACCGTTATCATGCTCGTGGGTTTACCGTACTTGGTGTATCATCCCAAAGTTTTCGAAAACAGGAATTTGAGGAAGCTTGTGATATCAGAAATGGGATTCAGCGTAAAGGTGGTGAAATAAATTTTCCCATTACACAGCTGACAGCCGTTCGGGGAGCTACTATACATCCATTTTATGCCTGGGCTGCTACGCAAGTATCTACTCTTGGTCGGCCAAAATGGAATTTTCATAAATATTTACTAGGTAAAACAGGAAAACTAGTTACATGGTTTTCTTCCATAACAGATCCTTTAAGTCCAAAGGTAATAGAAGCTATTGAAGCTGAATTATAG